One genomic region from Anabaena sp. PCC 7108 encodes:
- a CDS encoding FeoA family protein, with translation MTDSKNNYNQNNQKPRGWGLKFFGQTPQTPQAEENILKSGSFVDTGKSFPLAMANVGERLAIVKLKGTEGTVHRLIGMGLLPGTELQIISIANGSIIVALGDNRIGLGAGMAQKILCTNRA, from the coding sequence ATGACAGATAGTAAAAATAACTACAACCAAAATAACCAAAAGCCCAGAGGATGGGGGTTAAAATTTTTTGGACAGACACCCCAAACACCCCAAGCAGAAGAAAACATACTGAAAAGTGGCTCTTTTGTAGACACAGGTAAATCTTTCCCCTTAGCAATGGCCAATGTAGGAGAGCGTTTAGCAATCGTTAAACTCAAAGGGACAGAAGGTACAGTCCATCGTCTGATTGGGATGGGATTACTTCCAGGAACTGAACTGCAAATCATCAGCATTGCCAATGGTTCTATCATCGTTGCACTTGGTGACAACCGGATTGGGTTGGGGGCAGGTATGGCACAAAAAATCTTATGTACGAATAGGGCATAA
- a CDS encoding DUF3352 domain-containing protein, whose product MAPPIVSSLMMKKKKPSLVLTLSVAWLLISAGSLAYWFLTRGQPLSRDLPAGANIIPQDALLAVSLTTDTKQWQKLREFGTSETQAELDKNLVQLQQRFLVNNGYNFQKDIQPWVGDEVTIAILAPPVSKPVPKPVATNTEAASEQSVLMVLPIKNPEIANQILAKPKPLKQGKWIERIYEGISIKQTEGKAGENFSAAVIDKRFLVITDNPQAAERTIDAYKNKVSLATSSGFVENFPKASSYEPFAQFYVNIPTAARIAATDTNQPLPAQVLAQLQNNQGLAGSVILEDKGIGLKGISWLNPNSQRVLVVENKAGKMQNRLPSETLMMLSGSNLQRLWGDYVSTSQRNPLSPVLPEQLRQGVKSLTSLDLERDLLTWMKGEFSVAVIPNTPKDGSPDNFRSGLVFMVQASNAYNGQSLRQAAENSLKQLDEAMQNQYQFKIQGAKVAGKPVVNWISPFGTLTATHGWLDDDVAFFVFGAPITDKILPKPNNSLASNLSFQQTVPTELNPPKGQFFLDVDRTVKSFTLNSLFPNQRKFLAATRNIGVTTAVNDRRSQRYDIFLELKKVGK is encoded by the coding sequence ATGGCACCACCTATTGTGTCTAGTTTAATGATGAAAAAAAAGAAACCATCTTTGGTGCTGACACTCTCAGTGGCTTGGTTATTGATTAGTGCCGGGAGTCTAGCATATTGGTTTTTAACCAGAGGACAACCATTGTCTAGAGATTTGCCTGCGGGTGCCAATATTATTCCTCAAGATGCCTTATTAGCAGTTTCCTTGACGACGGACACTAAACAATGGCAGAAGTTGCGGGAGTTTGGGACATCAGAAACCCAAGCGGAACTGGATAAGAATTTAGTACAGCTACAACAACGGTTTTTGGTCAATAATGGTTACAATTTTCAAAAAGATATTCAACCTTGGGTAGGTGATGAAGTCACTATTGCAATTTTGGCTCCCCCTGTGTCCAAGCCAGTACCTAAACCAGTAGCGACTAATACCGAAGCTGCTTCTGAGCAATCAGTGCTAATGGTGCTACCAATCAAAAATCCAGAAATTGCTAATCAGATTTTGGCAAAACCTAAACCGCTCAAACAAGGTAAATGGATTGAGCGAATTTATGAAGGAATCTCCATTAAACAAACTGAGGGAAAAGCTGGAGAAAATTTCTCAGCAGCGGTAATAGATAAGCGGTTTCTTGTCATCACAGATAATCCTCAAGCCGCAGAAAGAACAATTGATGCCTACAAAAATAAAGTATCTTTAGCTACAAGTAGCGGTTTTGTGGAAAATTTTCCAAAAGCTTCTAGCTATGAACCTTTTGCTCAGTTTTACGTCAATATTCCTACTGCCGCAAGGATAGCTGCTACGGATACGAATCAGCCTTTACCTGCTCAGGTTTTAGCTCAACTTCAAAATAACCAAGGTTTAGCGGGAAGTGTCATTTTAGAGGACAAAGGAATAGGCTTAAAGGGTATTTCTTGGTTAAATCCTAATAGTCAGCGGGTGTTGGTGGTAGAGAATAAAGCTGGGAAAATGCAAAATCGTCTCCCCAGTGAAACTTTAATGATGCTGTCTGGGAGTAACTTACAGCGGCTGTGGGGAGACTATGTTTCTACTTCTCAAAGAAATCCGTTATCACCCGTCTTGCCAGAACAACTGAGACAGGGTGTAAAATCTTTGACAAGTCTGGATTTAGAGCGAGATTTGCTGACTTGGATGAAAGGAGAATTTTCAGTGGCGGTGATTCCTAACACCCCAAAAGATGGTTCACCAGATAATTTTCGGTCAGGTTTAGTGTTTATGGTACAGGCAAGCAATGCCTACAATGGGCAAAGCCTACGCCAAGCTGCGGAAAATTCCCTAAAACAGCTAGATGAGGCGATGCAAAATCAATACCAATTTAAGATTCAAGGGGCTAAGGTGGCGGGTAAGCCTGTTGTTAACTGGATTTCACCTTTTGGAACTTTAACGGCTACTCATGGCTGGTTAGATGATGATGTCGCTTTCTTTGTCTTCGGCGCTCCTATTACCGATAAAATTCTTCCCAAACCTAATAACTCTTTAGCCAGTAATCTCTCGTTTCAACAGACAGTCCCTACAGAACTTAATCCACCCAAGGGTCAATTTTTTCTGGATGTGGATAGGACTGTTAAAAGTTTTACTCTCAATTCTTTGTTTCCCAATCAACGAAAATTTCTCGCTGCAACACGGAATATTGGGGTGACGACTGCGGTTAATGATCGTCGTAGTCAGCGCTATGACATTTTTTTAGAACTTAAGAAAGTGGGTAAATAG
- the feoB gene encoding Fe(2+) transporter permease subunit FeoB, translated as MSKQIIALVGNPNCGKTTLFNALTGANQRTGNWPGVTVERKEGKYTHNSQNITVADLPGVYSLDAEDGDTGLDELIARDYLLSGEADVIINIVDASNLERNLYLTTQIMEMRLPMIVALNMMDVAKERDMKINPSLLSERLGCPVIPMSATLGKGLAELQDAINQSLLDLLVPPTYVAYPAVIEDAIAQLEPFIREHSPKRTVDPRWTALKLLEYEDRVVPELRSKELEQIVVEHRRKVHQTLDDDLDIIIADSRYTFIRNLIQGAAERSREVKTNISDKIDQIVLNRWLGIPVFLLVMYLIFTISINIGGAFIDFFDITFATIFVDGFGKLLESINVPGWLVGLLAQGAGGGIQTTATFIPQIGMMFLCLSVLEDTGYMARAAFVMDRLMRLIGLPGKSFVPMIVGFGCNIPGIMATRTLENKRDRLMTVMMNPFMSCSARLTVYALFIGAFFPVGGQNIVLGLYLLGISAAIFTGLILKNTILQGEAAPFIMELPPYHIPKIKGVLLRTGDRLKAFITKAGKAIVIMVIVLGFMNSVGTDGTFGKQNSKDSILSAISRTVTPVFTPMGVTQDNWPATVGLMTGVFAKEVMVGTMNSLYTGLAEAEKVSTAKPESPEEFSFWGGIGQAFASIPENLVKLPGQLFDPLGLSAANVSTDKKQAAEAQCVSVSTYGEMSKRFSSKSAAFAYLLFVLLYFPCVSATAALYRETNLGWTIFAGCWTTGLAYWVAVLYYQLATFAQHPLSSLAWSVGLAVTMAITIFGLKMASTSRKKEVISSIH; from the coding sequence ATGAGTAAGCAGATAATTGCATTGGTAGGTAATCCCAATTGCGGTAAAACCACTTTGTTTAATGCCTTAACAGGTGCTAATCAAAGAACAGGTAACTGGCCTGGTGTCACAGTAGAGCGTAAAGAAGGAAAATATACTCACAATAGTCAAAATATTACAGTTGCTGACCTACCTGGGGTTTATTCTCTTGATGCCGAAGATGGCGACACTGGACTAGATGAACTGATAGCGAGAGATTACTTACTTTCTGGTGAGGCTGATGTCATCATTAATATTGTTGATGCATCCAACTTAGAACGAAACTTATATCTCACCACCCAAATCATGGAAATGCGCTTACCTATGATTGTAGCGTTGAACATGATGGATGTTGCCAAAGAGCGGGATATGAAAATAAATCCTAGTTTACTCTCAGAGCGTCTTGGTTGTCCGGTGATACCCATGAGTGCAACCTTAGGTAAAGGATTAGCTGAATTACAGGATGCAATTAACCAATCTCTCTTGGATTTATTAGTACCACCAACCTACGTTGCTTATCCAGCCGTTATTGAAGATGCGATCGCTCAACTAGAACCTTTTATCAGAGAACATAGCCCCAAACGCACAGTAGATCCTCGTTGGACAGCCCTCAAACTTTTGGAATACGAGGATCGAGTTGTACCAGAATTGAGAAGCAAAGAATTAGAGCAGATAGTAGTTGAACACAGGCGGAAAGTTCATCAAACCTTGGATGACGACTTAGATATCATCATCGCCGATAGTCGTTACACCTTTATTCGCAACTTAATCCAAGGTGCAGCCGAACGCAGTCGAGAAGTTAAAACTAACATTTCTGACAAAATCGACCAAATCGTACTCAATCGCTGGTTAGGTATACCAGTTTTCTTGTTGGTGATGTATCTGATCTTCACCATATCGATTAATATTGGCGGTGCTTTTATTGACTTTTTTGACATCACCTTTGCCACAATTTTTGTCGATGGTTTCGGTAAACTGCTGGAAAGCATTAATGTACCAGGATGGTTAGTTGGACTGTTAGCACAGGGCGCAGGTGGTGGTATCCAAACCACAGCTACCTTCATTCCCCAAATTGGCATGATGTTTTTGTGTCTATCGGTGTTAGAAGATACTGGTTATATGGCACGGGCTGCCTTTGTCATGGATAGGTTGATGCGTTTGATTGGGCTTCCGGGTAAATCCTTTGTACCGATGATTGTCGGTTTTGGCTGTAACATACCGGGAATTATGGCAACGAGGACATTAGAAAATAAACGCGATCGCTTGATGACAGTGATGATGAACCCCTTCATGTCCTGTAGTGCGAGATTGACAGTTTACGCCCTATTTATTGGTGCTTTCTTCCCCGTTGGTGGTCAGAATATTGTTTTAGGTCTTTACCTATTGGGCATTTCCGCCGCCATATTTACCGGACTGATCTTGAAAAATACCATCCTCCAAGGGGAAGCCGCGCCCTTTATCATGGAACTACCTCCATACCATATACCCAAGATTAAAGGTGTGCTGTTGCGTACTGGAGATCGTCTGAAAGCTTTCATCACCAAAGCAGGTAAAGCCATTGTGATTATGGTGATTGTTTTGGGTTTTATGAACTCCGTAGGCACTGATGGTACATTTGGTAAGCAAAATAGTAAGGATTCGATTCTCAGCGCCATAAGTCGCACAGTCACACCAGTATTTACACCGATGGGTGTTACTCAAGATAACTGGCCTGCTACCGTTGGTTTAATGACAGGGGTATTTGCCAAAGAAGTAATGGTAGGTACAATGAATTCTCTGTACACGGGATTGGCAGAAGCAGAAAAAGTATCTACAGCCAAGCCAGAAAGTCCAGAAGAATTTAGTTTTTGGGGTGGCATTGGTCAGGCATTTGCCAGCATTCCAGAGAATTTGGTAAAACTGCCTGGTCAACTATTTGACCCCCTCGGTTTGAGTGCGGCTAATGTCTCCACAGATAAAAAGCAAGCCGCAGAAGCTCAATGTGTATCTGTTAGCACTTATGGGGAAATGTCCAAAAGGTTTAGTAGCAAATCTGCTGCTTTTGCCTATCTGTTATTTGTGCTGTTGTACTTTCCCTGCGTTTCGGCAACGGCTGCACTTTACCGGGAAACGAATTTAGGATGGACTATATTTGCTGGATGCTGGACTACTGGTTTAGCTTACTGGGTGGCGGTTTTATATTACCAATTAGCCACATTTGCACAACATCCTCTTTCTTCTCTGGCTTGGTCAGTGGGATTAGCTGTAACTATGGCTATAACTATTTTCGGACTGAAGATGGCAAGTACTTCCCGCAAAAAAGAAGTTATTAGTTCAATACATTAG
- the ccsB gene encoding c-type cytochrome biogenesis protein CcsB, with product MNLVVLQNWLDNASFAILFCTMLVYWVGAAFPSLSVTAALGTAGMAIANLCIATLLGARWIEAGYFPLSNLYESLFFLTWGITAVHLIAENNSRSRLVGVVTAPVAMGIAAFATLTLPSTMQVSEPLVPALKSNWLMMHVSVMMLSYSALMVGALLAIAFLIVTRGQNIQLQGSSVGNGGYRSNGYKLLKAGELVTQPPTPPSENNGFSRYESNNNGNGTAVLDVVQTTPIPTAEILSPQRLTLAETLDNISYRIIGLGFPLLTIGIIAGGVWANEAWGSYWSWDPKETWALITWLVFAAYLHSRITRGWQGRKPAILAATGFVVVWICYLGVNLLGKGLHSYGWFF from the coding sequence ATGAATCTGGTTGTACTCCAGAACTGGCTAGATAATGCGTCCTTTGCCATCTTATTCTGCACCATGTTGGTGTATTGGGTGGGGGCGGCTTTTCCGAGTTTATCGGTGACTGCGGCTTTGGGGACAGCTGGAATGGCGATCGCTAATTTGTGTATTGCTACCCTATTAGGAGCAAGATGGATAGAAGCTGGTTATTTTCCTCTTAGTAATCTCTACGAGTCTCTATTTTTCTTAACTTGGGGAATTACCGCTGTTCATTTAATTGCAGAGAATAACAGCCGTAGTCGGTTAGTTGGGGTTGTCACTGCACCTGTAGCTATGGGAATTGCTGCTTTTGCTACTTTAACCCTACCATCAACTATGCAGGTATCAGAACCTTTAGTTCCTGCATTAAAGTCGAATTGGCTGATGATGCACGTCAGCGTGATGATGTTGAGTTATTCGGCTTTGATGGTGGGTGCGTTGTTAGCGATCGCATTTTTAATCGTAACTCGCGGACAAAATATCCAATTACAAGGTAGTTCTGTTGGTAATGGTGGTTATCGCAGCAACGGTTACAAACTGCTCAAAGCTGGTGAGTTAGTTACTCAACCGCCAACACCTCCATCTGAAAATAATGGCTTTTCTCGTTATGAAAGCAACAACAATGGTAATGGTACTGCTGTTTTAGATGTAGTCCAAACTACTCCGATTCCAACTGCTGAAATTCTTTCACCTCAACGCCTCACTTTAGCGGAAACTCTCGACAATATCAGTTATCGCATTATCGGTTTGGGATTTCCCCTACTGACAATCGGTATTATTGCTGGTGGTGTGTGGGCAAATGAAGCCTGGGGTTCTTATTGGAGTTGGGACCCAAAAGAAACTTGGGCGTTAATCACTTGGTTGGTTTTTGCAGCTTATCTACATTCTCGAATCACTCGCGGTTGGCAAGGACGCAAACCAGCAATTTTAGCCGCTACTGGCTTTGTTGTCGTTTGGATTTGCTATCTCGGTGTCAATCTTTTAGGTAAGGGTTTACATTCTTACGGTTGGTTTTTCTAG
- a CDS encoding FeoA domain-containing protein: MSEKKQLRDLAVGCTGRVIGYEKAARSYKGKLLAMGLTPGTEFTVTRHAPLGDPVEIQVRGFKLSLRKDEANALFVEEIAQ; the protein is encoded by the coding sequence ATGAGCGAAAAAAAACAACTACGTGATTTAGCTGTGGGCTGCACAGGGCGGGTAATAGGTTATGAAAAAGCTGCCCGTAGTTATAAAGGAAAATTATTAGCAATGGGACTCACACCAGGTACAGAGTTTACAGTTACCCGCCATGCCCCCCTGGGAGATCCCGTAGAAATTCAGGTGCGGGGGTTCAAACTGAGTCTGCGTAAAGATGAAGCCAATGCTTTATTTGTAGAGGAAATAGCACAATGA
- a CDS encoding chorismate lyase, producing MTNTVTQTNNSTLPTAWHCLNPIWQGKEEDIQKGLSHTQLAPAWQLLLLGDGSPTRHLQLLTCERIEVDVIDMSLIGTNPDNAPDLIQVVPSPRLRRQVWLRTASGQRLGYATSWWEASHVDEYLQNRSLPIWASLAQIRTELYRDIRGIYCGYSAALESGFDQVGPFWGRHYLFWHHGQPLTLIYEVFSPYLTKYLGQQQGD from the coding sequence TTGACTAATACTGTTACACAAACAAATAACTCAACACTGCCAACCGCTTGGCATTGCCTAAATCCAATTTGGCAAGGTAAAGAGGAAGATATTCAAAAAGGTTTGTCTCACACTCAGTTAGCACCAGCATGGCAATTGCTACTTTTGGGCGATGGCTCCCCTACCAGACACTTACAATTACTCACTTGTGAGCGGATAGAAGTGGATGTTATCGATATGTCTTTAATTGGCACAAACCCAGATAATGCTCCCGATTTAATTCAAGTTGTTCCCAGTCCCCGACTGCGCCGACAAGTGTGGCTACGTACTGCCTCTGGACAGCGATTAGGATATGCTACTTCCTGGTGGGAAGCGAGTCATGTAGATGAGTATCTGCAAAACCGTTCCTTACCGATTTGGGCGAGTTTAGCTCAGATTCGCACCGAGTTATATCGAGATATTCGAGGAATTTACTGTGGTTACTCAGCTGCGCTGGAGTCAGGCTTTGATCAAGTGGGACCTTTTTGGGGTCGCCATTATTTGTTTTGGCATCATGGACAGCCTCTAACCTTGATTTATGAGGTTTTTTCCCCTTATTTAACTAAATATTTGGGTCAACAACAAGGTGATTAG
- a CDS encoding Ycf66 family protein has translation MINFGLNSAGVLAQVNFGTNSASILGIFLAVAGAALYFLRTVRPELSRDQDIFFAAVGLLCGFILIFQGWRLDPILQFGQLLLVGTTVFFAVESIRLRSIATQQAKRNTPIVDDEREVSRKYSYSERRNYQAEMDADLEPLPYEEEERPQRARIRGSRDEESGRDDYYEEQPPRRSERRNNREKPETGETNRRPSSRRSVSRPTESYEEENWGSVSRGVDDWESPPEDVKKTPRRPNNRPQRPESREDDVAPRPRKRRPPSDSTPRRQRDDDEAIPTDYVPYNPIEKPSERPDNSNDFDDDI, from the coding sequence ATGATAAATTTTGGGCTGAATTCAGCTGGTGTTTTGGCTCAGGTTAATTTTGGGACGAACTCAGCCAGTATTCTAGGAATTTTCCTGGCTGTGGCTGGAGCAGCACTGTATTTTCTTCGCACTGTGCGTCCAGAACTTTCACGAGATCAAGATATCTTTTTTGCAGCAGTAGGCTTGCTGTGTGGTTTTATTCTCATCTTCCAAGGATGGCGGCTAGACCCAATTCTACAATTTGGTCAGTTGCTTTTAGTTGGTACTACTGTATTTTTTGCAGTTGAAAGTATTCGTCTACGGAGTATAGCAACCCAACAAGCTAAACGGAATACGCCAATTGTGGACGATGAGCGCGAGGTCAGCCGAAAATATTCTTACTCTGAGCGGCGGAATTATCAAGCTGAGATGGATGCAGATTTGGAACCACTGCCTTATGAGGAGGAAGAACGTCCTCAACGTGCTAGGATTCGCGGTAGCAGAGATGAAGAATCAGGGCGTGATGATTATTATGAGGAGCAACCTCCCCGCCGTTCAGAACGCCGCAATAATCGGGAAAAACCAGAAACAGGAGAGACGAACCGTCGTCCTAGTTCTAGGCGTTCAGTGAGTCGCCCTACTGAAAGTTATGAAGAAGAAAATTGGGGTTCTGTTTCTAGGGGAGTTGATGATTGGGAAAGTCCACCAGAGGACGTAAAAAAAACACCCCGTCGTCCTAATAACCGACCCCAGCGCCCAGAAAGTCGTGAGGATGATGTTGCTCCCAGACCAAGAAAACGTCGTCCACCTTCTGATTCTACTCCCCGCAGACAGAGGGATGATGATGAGGCTATTCCCACTGATTATGTTCCATACAACCCAATCGAAAAGCCAAGTGAGCGCCCAGATAATTCCAACGATTTTGATGACGATATTTAA
- a CDS encoding dienelactone hydrolase family protein, whose product MKANEKLQVEEVLIPTPNGKMPGILHTHANPQRKPAILVLMEAFGLTSHIQDVAARIAREGYVVLTPDLYYRELPNNKFSYDEVETAMAMMYRLDFGAGMENDMRAALGYLKSRVDVFPDHVGVTGFCLGGGLSFFTACKFSDEIAAVAPFYGMVLDEWVAAMTDITVPIYLFHGGVDPFIPLERIQQIESRFKELGKEYTLKLYPDADHGFFCHERSSYNRLAAEDSWHELKQFFRNHLQKKELN is encoded by the coding sequence ATGAAAGCAAATGAGAAACTTCAAGTTGAAGAGGTGCTAATTCCTACGCCTAACGGAAAAATGCCTGGAATCTTGCATACCCATGCTAATCCTCAACGCAAGCCAGCCATTCTTGTGCTAATGGAGGCGTTTGGCTTAACATCACATATTCAAGATGTAGCAGCTCGAATTGCAAGGGAAGGATATGTCGTTCTGACACCTGATTTATATTATCGAGAATTGCCGAATAACAAGTTTAGTTACGACGAAGTCGAAACAGCAATGGCAATGATGTACCGTCTCGATTTCGGTGCAGGGATGGAGAACGATATGCGAGCAGCATTGGGTTATCTGAAATCAAGAGTTGATGTGTTTCCAGATCATGTTGGGGTGACTGGATTCTGTTTAGGCGGGGGGTTGAGTTTTTTCACTGCTTGCAAGTTTTCAGACGAAATTGCGGCAGTGGCTCCCTTCTACGGCATGGTCTTGGACGAGTGGGTTGCGGCAATGACAGACATTACGGTGCCTATATATTTATTTCACGGTGGTGTTGATCCATTTATCCCATTGGAACGTATTCAACAAATTGAGTCTCGCTTTAAGGAGCTTGGTAAGGAATATACGTTAAAGCTTTATCCTGATGCAGATCATGGTTTTTTCTGCCATGAGCGTTCTTCCTATAACCGTTTGGCAGCAGAAGATTCATGGCATGAGCTGAAGCAGTTCTTCCGCAATCATTTGCAAAAAAAGGAACTAAACTAG
- a CDS encoding YggT family protein, with product MTGVNLTSWTLGPVLGVMTFLFIFRIVLTWYPQVNLNRLPFNLIAWPTEPFLVPLRKLVQPIGGVDITPIIWVAILSLIREILLGQQGLLTMMSRVN from the coding sequence ATGACTGGTGTTAACCTGACTTCTTGGACTCTCGGACCCGTTTTGGGAGTGATGACATTTTTGTTTATTTTCCGTATCGTTCTCACTTGGTATCCACAAGTGAATCTCAATCGTTTGCCTTTTAATCTCATAGCTTGGCCAACGGAACCCTTTTTAGTGCCATTGCGAAAGCTAGTACAACCTATTGGCGGAGTGGATATTACCCCCATTATTTGGGTTGCTATTTTGAGCCTCATTCGAGAAATTTTACTAGGTCAGCAAGGATTACTGACCATGATGTCTCGTGTGAATTAA
- a CDS encoding biopolymer transporter ExbD produces the protein MRLPDEPDLPPQINILPMIDVIFAILTFFIMSTLFLTRQESLPVNLPKAATSQSSRIPTKINVTLEASGLVSLNNKPTNIDALSEQIRDLMGSDPESLVIINADAKVEHGNVIAVMDKVRQVKGARLAIATQEP, from the coding sequence ATGCGGCTACCAGATGAACCAGATCTTCCACCACAGATAAACATCTTGCCGATGATTGATGTGATATTTGCGATTTTGACCTTTTTTATCATGTCAACGCTATTTTTAACCCGACAAGAAAGTTTACCTGTGAATTTGCCAAAGGCAGCAACATCACAGTCATCCCGAATTCCTACCAAAATCAATGTGACGTTAGAAGCATCGGGACTCGTAAGCCTGAATAATAAACCAACAAACATTGATGCTTTATCTGAGCAAATACGTGATTTGATGGGTTCAGATCCAGAATCGCTCGTAATCATTAATGCGGATGCTAAAGTTGAGCATGGTAATGTTATAGCAGTGATGGATAAAGTACGTCAGGTGAAAGGTGCAAGGTTAGCGATCGCTACTCAAGAGCCTTAG
- the psbX gene encoding photosystem II reaction center X protein has product MTPSLANFLWSLVWGTAIVVIPATVGLIFISQKDKIERF; this is encoded by the coding sequence ATGACACCCTCTTTAGCAAATTTTCTTTGGAGTCTGGTTTGGGGTACTGCAATTGTGGTTATCCCTGCAACAGTTGGGCTGATTTTCATTAGCCAAAAAGATAAAATCGAACGTTTTTAA
- the accC gene encoding acetyl-CoA carboxylase biotin carboxylase subunit: MKFDKILIANRGEIALRILRACEEMGIATVAIHSTVDRNALHVQLADEAVCIGEPASSKSYLNIPNIIAAALTRNATAIHPGYGFLAENARFAEICADHHIAFIGPSPESIRLMGDKATAKETMQRAGVPTVPGSDGLVESEQEGKKIAEDIGYPVMIKATAGGGGRGMRLVRSEDEFVKLFLAAQGEAGAAFGNAGVYIEKFIERPRHIEFQILADNFGNVIHLGERDCSIQRRNQKLLEEAPSPALDSALREKMGDAAVKAAQFINYSGAGTIEFLLDKSGKFYFMEMNTRIQVEHPVTEMITGIDLVVEQIRIAQGERLQLTQDQVILRGHSIECRINAEDPDHDFRPSPGKISGYLPPGGPGVRIDSHVYTDYQIPPYYDSLIGKLIVWGPDRPTAINRMKRALRECAITGLPTTIGFHQKIMETPQFLAGNIYTDFVQEMKLQ; the protein is encoded by the coding sequence ATGAAGTTTGACAAAATTTTAATTGCTAATCGCGGAGAAATAGCTCTTCGCATTCTCCGTGCTTGTGAAGAAATGGGAATTGCGACGGTTGCCATTCACTCCACTGTTGACCGGAACGCTCTCCACGTCCAACTTGCCGATGAGGCAGTTTGCATTGGCGAACCAGCCAGCAGTAAAAGTTATTTGAATATTCCCAATATTATTGCCGCCGCCTTGACGCGCAATGCCACAGCCATTCATCCTGGTTATGGCTTTTTAGCTGAAAATGCTCGGTTTGCAGAAATTTGTGCTGACCATCATATTGCCTTTATTGGCCCTAGCCCTGAATCCATCCGGTTGATGGGAGATAAGGCCACAGCCAAAGAAACCATGCAAAGAGCAGGAGTACCAACTGTACCAGGTAGTGATGGTTTGGTTGAATCTGAGCAAGAAGGTAAGAAAATTGCTGAAGATATTGGCTACCCTGTGATGATCAAAGCTACCGCAGGTGGTGGTGGACGCGGTATGCGCCTTGTTCGTTCAGAAGACGAATTTGTCAAACTTTTTTTAGCAGCCCAAGGAGAAGCAGGAGCCGCTTTTGGTAATGCTGGCGTTTATATAGAAAAATTTATCGAACGTCCCCGGCACATTGAATTTCAAATCTTGGCAGATAACTTTGGTAATGTCATCCATTTAGGGGAGAGAGATTGTTCAATTCAGCGTCGCAATCAAAAGTTACTGGAAGAAGCTCCTAGTCCGGCTCTTGACTCAGCCCTTCGGGAAAAAATGGGAGATGCAGCCGTGAAAGCAGCCCAATTCATTAACTACTCTGGGGCTGGAACTATTGAGTTTCTTCTGGATAAATCCGGTAAGTTCTATTTTATGGAAATGAACACCCGAATACAGGTTGAGCATCCTGTCACAGAGATGATTACTGGTATTGATTTAGTTGTTGAACAAATCCGCATTGCCCAAGGTGAAAGACTGCAATTGACTCAAGACCAAGTAATTCTCAGGGGTCATTCTATTGAATGCCGGATTAACGCTGAAGATCCTGATCATGATTTTCGTCCCTCTCCTGGAAAGATTAGCGGCTATCTACCACCGGGAGGACCTGGCGTGCGGATTGATTCTCATGTGTACACAGATTACCAAATTCCCCCTTATTATGACTCCCTGATTGGGAAGCTAATTGTTTGGGGTCCAGACCGTCCTACTGCCATTAACCGGATGAAACGCGCTTTGCGGGAATGTGCCATTACTGGACTACCCACGACCATTGGGTTTCATCAAAAAATCATGGAAACCCCACAGTTTTTGGCAGGTAATATTTACACCGATTTTGTCCAGGAAATGAAATTGCAGTAA